In Leptospira langatensis, a single window of DNA contains:
- a CDS encoding DUF3147 family protein, with the protein MLYLILKYLTTAALVVLISEIARRNDRIGGLIAALPIVTLLTLLWLKFEDAGEEKISNHAYYTFWFVLPTLPMFLVFPKLNLLFGFWIALALSVVLTIVLFFMFVLVLNRFGIKLL; encoded by the coding sequence ATGCTCTACCTTATCCTCAAATACCTCACCACCGCAGCCTTAGTCGTACTCATCTCCGAGATCGCACGACGAAACGATCGAATTGGCGGACTCATCGCGGCTTTGCCGATCGTAACACTACTAACTTTACTCTGGCTGAAATTTGAGGATGCGGGAGAGGAAAAGATCTCCAATCATGCGTATTATACGTTTTGGTTTGTGCTTCCTACTTTGCCGATGTTCTTAGTGTTTCCGAAATTGAATCTACTCTTTGGATTTTGGATCGCTCTTGCTTTGAGTGTGGTTCTGACGATCGTTTTGTTTTTTATGTTTGTACTTGTTCTCAATCGCTTTGGGATTAAGCTACTTTAG
- a CDS encoding SIR2 family protein: MSKFVFVLGAGASAEAGAPVMTNFIHQAETLYRNPGLELDRNSFDLVIKGQGLLQNAMAKATIDVNNVEDLFTAFEMAALFGKLGDLPEDQVKMLPMAMKRYILETIEYSVKFPAQGSSFSSTQGHENMIHYIGKLKEADFLKSWDDITLITFNYDLCIETALLSSGIPFSYCIDDSQKRDTVRVLKLHGSINWELNDKGLIEEKISVRQLRNLIFVPNGSKRILRVSKSVENAYIVPPSWNKLYHHEKLAKIWREACDSLGDANQIFVFGYSFPESDLLFRYLYAIGSMGISIIKNFFYIDPNILNTQKVQAILGPAVEKKFIPLNLKFGDSFASLSDDFYFSKL; encoded by the coding sequence TTGTCTAAATTTGTATTTGTTCTTGGGGCAGGGGCATCGGCAGAAGCCGGAGCGCCAGTCATGACTAATTTTATTCATCAAGCTGAAACGCTCTATCGAAATCCTGGGCTTGAGTTAGATCGTAATAGCTTTGATTTAGTAATAAAAGGACAGGGCCTATTGCAAAACGCAATGGCAAAAGCAACGATCGACGTTAATAATGTCGAAGATTTATTTACCGCTTTTGAAATGGCGGCTTTATTTGGAAAGTTAGGAGATCTTCCTGAAGATCAAGTAAAGATGTTGCCAATGGCTATGAAACGATACATTTTAGAAACTATCGAATATTCAGTAAAATTTCCAGCTCAGGGTTCTTCTTTTTCTTCAACACAAGGGCATGAAAATATGATTCATTATATTGGAAAGCTAAAGGAGGCAGATTTTTTAAAATCTTGGGACGATATTACTTTGATAACATTCAATTACGACCTTTGCATTGAAACAGCACTTTTATCTTCAGGAATTCCTTTTTCATATTGTATTGATGATTCTCAGAAAAGAGATACTGTCAGAGTATTAAAATTACATGGATCAATAAATTGGGAATTAAACGATAAGGGATTAATTGAAGAAAAAATATCGGTTCGACAATTAAGAAATTTGATTTTCGTTCCCAATGGATCAAAAAGGATACTTCGAGTAAGCAAATCTGTTGAAAATGCATATATAGTTCCACCCAGCTGGAATAAATTATATCATCATGAGAAACTAGCCAAAATTTGGAGGGAAGCATGTGATAGTCTAGGTGATGCGAATCAAATTTTTGTCTTTGGCTATTCTTTTCCTGAATCAGATCTTCTTTTTCGTTACCTATATGCAATTGGATCGATGGGAATTTCGATTATAAAAAATTTTTTCTACATTGATCCAAATATATTAAATACTCAGAAAGTTCAGGCCATATTAGGACCCGCTGTAGAAAAAAAATTCATACCGCTTAATCTAAAATTTGGTGATTCTTTTGCTTCACTATCTGACGATTTTTATTTTTCTAAGTTGTAA
- a CDS encoding AIPR family protein — protein sequence MLALKQFQTVIDTDYREYVTIRSEENRFKNEDIDNLLLTRSLVAFYLKNFAGCAEDKIIKHIVDGFKDGGVDGIYFSEIDKTLHLVQSKWIKNGTSGIDLGDINKTISGIKNVMIPKLEDFNKEIRDLEEEVNKALLDPNIKIIFSIVSTTEQPLSNEAKQAIEDFLAEQNRVTNFIHFEYINIKSLHDVLRRGAMDVPIDTDIMLLNWIDISLPVKAVYGMINGSDLATLLEENSKRVFSPNIRYFLGRTEVNESIIETATKNPDLFWYLNNGITAIAKTFTKKAIGGASHANGIFACQGLYIVNGAQTTGALLEAKRQGINLEKVLVGMRIIEVSEANVEFGTSVTRSNNTQNRVDSRDFVALDPVQEKIYQELLLEGIVYTYKSGDIIPENTEGFSFEEAAISLACALDNVEIMVLGKREISRLWYQTDKAPYKRLFNQSTEGPYIFRKVKIMRKVESWIKTKRSGASNRDNLILVHGNRFILMLAFNILAKIPDVENENYSEKQLDSSINYAFESLKSIIDTYYNEDQLASLFKNNEKCNMIKQLSNL from the coding sequence ATGCTAGCTCTTAAACAATTCCAAACTGTAATAGATACAGACTATCGCGAGTATGTGACTATTCGGTCCGAAGAAAATAGATTTAAAAATGAAGACATCGATAATTTACTCCTAACCAGATCTTTGGTAGCATTCTATTTAAAAAATTTCGCAGGTTGTGCGGAAGATAAAATTATTAAACATATAGTGGATGGCTTTAAAGATGGGGGAGTTGACGGAATTTATTTTAGCGAGATCGATAAAACATTGCATTTAGTGCAATCAAAATGGATTAAAAATGGCACCTCCGGTATAGATCTAGGAGATATAAACAAGACTATCTCAGGAATAAAGAATGTAATGATTCCTAAATTAGAGGACTTCAATAAAGAAATAAGGGATTTGGAAGAAGAGGTTAACAAAGCATTACTTGATCCAAATATTAAAATAATCTTTTCAATAGTATCGACTACTGAGCAACCTTTGTCAAATGAAGCTAAACAGGCGATCGAAGATTTCTTGGCTGAACAAAACCGAGTTACAAACTTCATTCATTTTGAATATATCAATATAAAATCATTACACGATGTTTTGCGAAGAGGAGCAATGGATGTTCCAATCGATACCGATATTATGCTTTTAAACTGGATTGACATTTCCTTACCAGTAAAAGCTGTATATGGGATGATTAATGGAAGCGATCTCGCTACATTACTTGAAGAGAATAGTAAACGAGTCTTTTCTCCTAATATTCGATATTTTTTAGGAAGAACAGAAGTAAATGAATCCATAATAGAAACAGCAACAAAAAACCCTGATCTCTTCTGGTATTTAAATAATGGCATCACCGCAATTGCAAAGACTTTTACAAAGAAGGCGATTGGAGGAGCATCTCATGCAAACGGAATATTCGCTTGTCAAGGTTTATACATAGTTAATGGCGCCCAGACAACAGGAGCCTTACTCGAAGCTAAAAGGCAAGGTATTAACCTCGAAAAAGTCTTAGTAGGAATGAGAATAATAGAGGTTAGCGAAGCAAATGTAGAGTTTGGCACAAGCGTAACTAGAAGTAATAATACTCAAAATCGAGTAGATAGTCGAGATTTCGTGGCACTTGACCCAGTTCAAGAAAAGATATATCAAGAGCTTTTATTGGAAGGTATTGTTTACACTTATAAGTCGGGAGATATAATTCCGGAAAACACGGAAGGATTTAGTTTTGAAGAAGCAGCTATTTCACTAGCTTGTGCATTAGATAATGTTGAAATTATGGTTCTTGGCAAAAGGGAAATATCTCGCCTGTGGTATCAAACGGATAAAGCACCTTATAAACGATTATTCAATCAAAGCACAGAGGGCCCGTATATATTTAGAAAAGTTAAGATAATGAGAAAAGTCGAGAGTTGGATAAAAACAAAGCGAAGTGGAGCATCAAATAGGGACAATCTAATCCTCGTCCATGGCAATCGCTTCATCTTAATGCTAGCCTTTAACATATTGGCAAAAATTCCAGACGTCGAAAATGAGAATTACTCGGAAAAACAATTAGATTCATCAATAAACTACGCTTTTGAATCTCTTAAATCGATAATTGACACTTACTACAATGAAGATCAGTTAGCGAGTTTATTTAAGAATAATGAAAAATGCAATATGATAAAGCAGCTTTCAAATCTTTAA